The Desulfuromonas sp. genomic sequence CGAAGCGGTTGATCAGCAGCGGGATGTCTTCCGGCCGGTCACGAAGTGGCGGCAGATGAAGGTTGATGACGTTCAGGCGGTAGTAGAGGTCTTCACGGAAGCTGCCATTCTTGACCGCTTCTTTCAGATCGGCATTGGTTGCCGAAAGAATTCTGGCGTCAACCCGGGTCGGTTCGCGATCGCCGACCCGGAGAAATTCATGCTCCTGCAGAAAGCGGAGCAGAGTCATCTGGACGTTCAACGGCAGGTTGCCGACTTCGTCGAGGAACAGGGTGCCGCCGTTTGCTTCTTCGAGCAGGCCCCGCCGGTTTTCAGTGGCGCCGGTAAATGCCCCCTTGCGGTAGCCGAACAGTTCACTCTCGAGGATGTTTTCCGGCAGGGCACCGCAATTCAGAGCAACGAACCGGCCATTGGCCCGCGGCGAGTTGTAATGAATCGCCTGGGCGATCAGCTCCTTGCCGGTTCCTGATTCTCCGGTGATCAGGGCGGCCGTGTCGCGCACCGCGACCTTGGCAACCTTGGCCAGCAAATGCTGTAATGCTTCCGATGTCCCGACGATATTTTCGAAGCAGAAGCGACCTGACAACTCTTCCTTCAATTCCCGGTTTTCATCCATCAGTTGCTGGTGCTGCAGGGCGTTTCTGACCCGGTAGAGCAACTCGTCCGGTTCAAACGGCTTGGTCAGCATGTCGTAAGCGCCCTGCCGCAGTGCCTGAATCGACAGTTCAACGGTGGCATAAGCGGTGATGACAATGACCGGAATCTCCGGATCGCGGCCGCGAATATGTTTGAGGAGTTCAATCCCGTCCATTTCCGGCATCTTGATGTCGGTAATAACAAGGTCGTAAGAACCGGCGGTGAAATCAGCGACCGCCTGAACCGGTCGGGTGTAGCTTTTGACCTGGTAATCACAATCCCGCAGCACGG encodes the following:
- a CDS encoding sigma-54-dependent Fis family transcriptional regulator, with the translated sequence MSKARIMLVDNEEGLCRMMEAVLRDCDYQVKSYTRPVQAVADFTAGSYDLVITDIKMPEMDGIELLKHIRGRDPEIPVIVITAYATVELSIQALRQGAYDMLTKPFEPDELLYRVRNALQHQQLMDENRELKEELSGRFCFENIVGTSEALQHLLAKVAKVAVRDTAALITGESGTGKELIAQAIHYNSPRANGRFVALNCGALPENILESELFGYRKGAFTGATENRRGLLEEANGGTLFLDEVGNLPLNVQMTLLRFLQEHEFLRVGDREPTRVDARILSATNADLKEAVKNGSFREDLYYRLNVINLHLPPLRDRPEDIPLLINRFVNEQNEKFETEVKGLTPEATSAAKNYPWPGNIRQLKNVIEAAMTLTTETYIGLPVLGQLIEVDGDYVAINESDYATALARFETDYLNRLLRKHGNNVEAAAAEAGMNMATIYRKIKKREIDKKKIT